Proteins encoded in a region of the Paenibacillus sp. E222 genome:
- a CDS encoding DMT family transporter codes for MKYYLSVLAGAMSYGILSTIVVLAYGEGYKLGEVVGTQLITGFILSWMLALYSKFRMKRKSQADGKPSAAVAKALQKLTWKQRLLLMAAGTPTVITGLVYYQSLRYIPASLAIILLFQFTWISVLIQAVSKRQRPDKVTFLTLIILFGGTLLAAGFLEQGLGEFNGLGIALGLMAAVSYSLFVLFSGKAVPTAHPAFRSAWMVTGGLVLLCILFPPTFLFNGLIWSQLLVFGLLLGFFGAFIPPVLFAVGVPHIGGDMAGILGAVELPIAVLLSSIVLHEHVSALQWIGVIIVLIGVALPEIYKLRMRRSRNTPIYS; via the coding sequence ATGAAATATTATCTGTCCGTTCTCGCTGGAGCGATGAGCTATGGCATATTATCCACAATTGTGGTTCTGGCTTACGGCGAAGGGTACAAACTTGGAGAGGTCGTGGGCACACAGCTGATCACGGGCTTCATTCTGTCCTGGATGCTGGCATTATACTCGAAGTTTAGAATGAAACGAAAATCACAGGCCGATGGAAAACCATCAGCAGCCGTGGCAAAAGCGCTTCAGAAATTAACGTGGAAGCAGCGTTTGCTATTGATGGCTGCAGGGACTCCAACGGTAATTACCGGTCTTGTCTATTATCAGTCTTTGCGGTATATTCCCGCGTCATTGGCCATTATTCTTTTGTTCCAATTTACGTGGATTAGCGTATTGATTCAGGCGGTGAGCAAACGTCAGCGTCCTGACAAGGTAACATTCCTGACTTTGATTATCCTGTTCGGTGGAACATTGCTGGCAGCTGGTTTTCTGGAACAAGGACTCGGAGAGTTTAACGGCTTGGGCATAGCGCTTGGCTTAATGGCGGCTGTAAGTTACTCCCTGTTTGTACTGTTTAGTGGAAAAGCGGTTCCAACGGCACATCCGGCTTTTCGCAGTGCCTGGATGGTTACCGGGGGTCTGGTCTTGCTGTGCATCCTGTTCCCACCGACATTCCTGTTTAACGGATTAATTTGGAGCCAGTTGCTTGTTTTCGGATTGTTACTGGGCTTCTTCGGAGCTTTTATCCCACCCGTACTGTTCGCAGTAGGTGTGCCTCATATTGGTGGCGACATGGCCGGAATTCTTGGAGCGGTTGAGCTCCCAATCGCAGTCCTGCTCTCATCCATTGTGCTTCACGAGCATGTGAGCGCCTTGCAATGGATCGGGGTTATCATAGTGCTGATTGGTGTAGCGCTGCCAGAGATCTATAAGTTACGAATGAGACGAAGTCGAAATACACCTATATATTCCTGA
- a CDS encoding biliverdin-producing heme oxygenase: MTASTIMERLKSETAHYHRQVEQNDYAKAIMNQTVSLGEYKKYLEKFYGFLKPLEDQAVQQPFWESTGLDIGIRGKANLLENDLRNLGASEEEISQVPLCKDLPDISTPARLFGYLYVIEGSTNGGQIMTKRLSQFLPIDADRGLEYFNAYGTETRTRWAEFTELLRQSITAEEDHDIMVHTASETFRLLDEWINTDTDQL; encoded by the coding sequence ATGACAGCCAGTACCATTATGGAACGTCTGAAGAGTGAGACAGCTCATTATCACAGACAAGTGGAACAAAACGATTATGCCAAGGCTATTATGAATCAAACCGTTAGCTTGGGAGAGTATAAGAAATATCTGGAGAAATTTTACGGGTTCCTGAAACCATTGGAAGATCAAGCCGTACAGCAGCCTTTCTGGGAAAGCACGGGACTGGATATCGGGATCAGAGGAAAAGCGAACTTGCTTGAAAATGATCTGCGGAATCTTGGCGCCAGTGAAGAGGAAATCAGCCAGGTTCCTTTATGTAAGGATCTTCCGGATATCTCGACACCAGCAAGGTTGTTCGGTTATTTATACGTCATTGAAGGATCTACGAACGGAGGTCAGATCATGACCAAACGTTTGTCACAGTTCTTGCCGATTGATGCAGATCGGGGGCTGGAATATTTTAATGCCTATGGTACGGAAACCAGAACGAGATGGGCGGAGTTCACGGAACTACTGCGTCAATCCATCACAGCGGAAGAAGATCACGACATCATGGTGCACACGGCCTCGGAAACGTTCCGATTACTTGACGAATGGATCAATACAGATACAGATCAGTTGTAA
- a CDS encoding TerB N-terminal domain-containing protein, producing MKRNQMKEDSRQLEFMEIDLSEEPITAAVPVPDRSTIVRADFDIRLPGGILSSEKRFVEEARQLMEVEGEQAPWVPFMSYWPTYGVMNEPQRHWYMYWRTEVRQGRFPDTDLSYLFVHIYELINGIGWQEPQEGYDQLKELWINYRERLPQLDVYMQEWIIDYDLVHELNMSLSEMVELSSGYLTPEILDKELHRLLSSNISDISLKLLQRYYDYDITLSKFYRDGGKEILEQYIPRVMALVDSYLMRTRKVGILNQFELNHERTIERTLFRKAVYDDSIYGKSVRITYVPIGEHADFVQFVTRVFRCTENKCRELLGFRGRLRGKTLEPELANVIERYLDKAFAVEQMPVVEQPIVRIDAEKLASLQQESEYVRRALMIEENRTSEDEDANNASSQAPITIQNSTDDTERAEESEKPEVGFEGALKTYGVHESGISEPLSLQWEANFSADLDEEWLQFSEMLSPQHVQAIYALLGVNPHTDLMRVAEQYGTMPALLLDEMNDMAMETIGDLLIDGDRLVFDYINVFEHVKR from the coding sequence GTGAAACGGAATCAAATGAAAGAGGATTCAAGACAACTGGAGTTTATGGAAATCGATCTGAGCGAAGAGCCTATCACAGCGGCAGTCCCGGTTCCTGATCGTTCAACGATTGTCCGTGCTGATTTTGATATAAGATTACCTGGCGGCATATTGTCTTCGGAGAAAAGGTTTGTGGAGGAAGCAAGGCAACTCATGGAAGTGGAAGGGGAACAGGCTCCCTGGGTTCCTTTTATGAGTTATTGGCCGACTTATGGTGTAATGAACGAACCCCAGCGCCATTGGTATATGTATTGGAGGACTGAAGTCCGGCAAGGACGGTTCCCTGATACGGATCTGTCTTATCTGTTTGTTCATATTTATGAGCTGATCAACGGAATTGGTTGGCAGGAACCACAGGAAGGTTACGACCAATTAAAAGAGCTATGGATCAACTATCGTGAACGGCTTCCGCAGTTGGATGTATACATGCAGGAATGGATTATTGATTATGATCTCGTACATGAGTTGAACATGTCATTATCCGAGATGGTGGAGCTTTCGAGTGGCTATCTTACACCGGAGATTTTGGATAAGGAATTGCACCGGCTGTTAAGCAGCAATATATCGGATATCTCGCTGAAGCTGTTACAACGATATTATGACTACGACATTACGCTCAGCAAATTTTACAGGGACGGCGGCAAAGAAATTTTGGAACAGTACATTCCCCGAGTCATGGCTTTGGTTGATTCTTATCTGATGCGTACACGCAAGGTCGGCATATTGAATCAGTTTGAGCTAAATCATGAAAGGACGATCGAACGTACGTTGTTTCGAAAGGCCGTATATGACGACTCCATTTATGGAAAATCGGTTCGAATAACATATGTTCCGATTGGAGAGCATGCAGATTTTGTCCAGTTTGTAACCCGGGTTTTTCGATGCACGGAAAATAAATGCCGTGAACTGCTCGGTTTCCGAGGGCGACTTCGTGGAAAGACCCTTGAACCTGAGCTTGCAAATGTGATTGAACGTTACCTGGACAAAGCCTTTGCAGTCGAGCAAATGCCAGTAGTAGAGCAACCGATAGTCCGCATTGATGCGGAGAAACTTGCATCGCTGCAGCAGGAAAGTGAATATGTGCGCAGAGCACTCATGATCGAGGAAAATCGTACCTCCGAAGATGAGGATGCGAACAATGCGAGCAGCCAAGCTCCTATAACGATTCAAAATTCAACGGATGACACTGAAAGAGCTGAGGAGTCTGAAAAACCGGAGGTGGGCTTTGAGGGAGCGCTTAAAACTTACGGAGTTCATGAAAGCGGGATTAGCGAGCCATTATCATTACAATGGGAGGCGAATTTTTCTGCTGATTTGGATGAAGAGTGGTTGCAGTTCTCTGAAATGCTGTCTCCGCAGCATGTACAGGCAATTTATGCCTTGCTTGGTGTTAACCCGCATACGGACCTGATGCGGGTGGCTGAGCAATACGGAACGATGCCTGCACTCCTGTTGGATGAAATGAATGATATGGCTATGGAAACGATTGGTGATCTACTGATTGATGGTGATCGCCTAGTTTTCGATTATATCAATGTGTTTGAACATGTGAAGAGGTGA
- a CDS encoding cupredoxin domain-containing protein has translation MNSWIKKMWPWLTLGLVVVVLLGSFMVYFMGKDMSPGSGSAVTAKVETAEDLKGYEVIDVNVSNDGFEPNVIEVKSGVPTKINFILTRKVTHVKSVAADKLGMDLYMQKGNNYYTVDKDVQPGEYEIHCGMYMIYGTIKVI, from the coding sequence ATGAACAGCTGGATCAAAAAAATGTGGCCTTGGCTAACGCTGGGTCTTGTTGTAGTTGTGCTGCTTGGATCGTTTATGGTGTATTTTATGGGCAAGGATATGTCCCCAGGCTCAGGAAGTGCCGTAACGGCCAAAGTCGAGACGGCAGAAGACTTGAAGGGATATGAAGTTATTGATGTGAATGTAAGCAACGACGGCTTTGAACCTAATGTTATTGAAGTTAAATCCGGGGTTCCAACCAAAATTAACTTTATCCTTACCCGCAAGGTTACGCATGTTAAATCGGTAGCGGCTGACAAGCTGGGCATGGATCTTTATATGCAAAAAGGAAACAACTATTACACTGTTGACAAGGATGTCCAACCTGGTGAATATGAAATTCACTGCGGTATGTACATGATTTACGGAACAATTAAGGTCATATAA
- a CDS encoding DEAD/DEAH box helicase codes for MSENPFYRLAPFVQEFIYKKRWESLRPAQIEACNICFHTPHHMLIAAGTASGKTEAAFFPALTELYERPSKSVGILYIGPLKALINDQFERLKDLLSEGNIPVWHWHGDVPQAEKTRLMRSPSGVLQITPESLEGLLMNRPNAIPALFHDLRYVIIDEVHAFMGADRGIQVLSELARIERMAGCKPRRVGLSATLSDYNAATAWLAAGTNKGVEVVSSPGGRKLRLRVEHFSFPDARDEEQAEHLHNARKVYYDFIYESTHRKKALIFTNSRTDAEVTILEMRRVAARRQERDVFHVHHGSISAMLREETEAALRTGSGPAVAAATVTLELGIDLGELERVVQLGAPYSASSFVQRLGRSGRREDMASEMLFVCPEEEDEEAQLPARMPWTLMRAIAVIELYVKTKWVEPLEARKMPMGVLYHQTMSMLKSMGEAEPKELAEAILSLAPFAQIRADQYQVFLNYLIETDHLQWTEDRTLIIGLTGEKTVNNYRFYAVFKDDEEHKVLNGSEEIGSITTVPPPGYCFSLAGKLWKVEEVDHKHKSVYVKAAKGKVDTLWLGAGGDIHTTVVQKMREVLSDTVIYPYLSPQAVNRLERARRLARESGLLKQVVIPAGGDSLYVLPWVGSKSFRTLERLMKHNLSDKLALRSVVPMEPYYFVVSGKVDGRTLLAEIMSECRAAEDASALLSEDEAPYLGKYDEFVSPPLIRVAFAVDGLDLNGLKEGLQQTLTWDSSSVK; via the coding sequence ATGAGTGAGAACCCTTTCTATCGACTGGCCCCTTTTGTACAGGAATTTATTTATAAAAAAAGATGGGAATCACTTCGGCCTGCCCAGATTGAAGCTTGCAATATTTGCTTTCATACCCCGCATCATATGCTGATTGCGGCAGGCACAGCCTCCGGCAAGACGGAGGCGGCTTTTTTTCCAGCACTGACCGAGCTGTATGAACGGCCCTCCAAATCCGTGGGCATCTTGTACATCGGGCCGCTTAAGGCACTGATTAATGACCAATTCGAGCGACTAAAGGATCTGCTGTCCGAGGGGAATATTCCGGTATGGCACTGGCATGGAGATGTGCCTCAGGCAGAGAAAACACGTCTCATGCGAAGTCCCTCCGGTGTGCTTCAGATTACGCCTGAATCGCTTGAAGGTCTGCTGATGAATCGTCCCAATGCCATTCCGGCGTTATTTCATGATCTGCGGTATGTCATTATTGACGAGGTTCATGCATTCATGGGAGCGGATCGAGGTATTCAGGTATTGAGTGAACTGGCACGAATTGAGCGTATGGCTGGATGTAAACCGCGAAGAGTCGGATTATCCGCAACATTAAGTGATTATAATGCGGCTACAGCCTGGCTCGCTGCTGGAACTAACAAGGGGGTGGAGGTGGTTTCTTCCCCCGGTGGTCGCAAGTTGCGTCTGCGAGTGGAGCATTTTTCGTTTCCGGATGCACGGGATGAAGAACAGGCGGAACATCTGCATAACGCACGTAAAGTCTATTACGACTTCATCTATGAGAGTACACATCGCAAAAAAGCTTTAATATTCACCAATAGCCGGACGGATGCCGAAGTTACTATACTTGAGATGCGACGTGTCGCCGCACGGAGACAGGAGCGGGACGTATTCCATGTTCATCATGGGAGTATTTCCGCCATGTTGAGAGAAGAGACCGAAGCAGCCTTGCGAACCGGGTCAGGGCCAGCAGTTGCTGCGGCTACCGTAACGTTGGAACTGGGCATTGACCTGGGTGAGCTGGAGCGGGTTGTGCAGCTTGGAGCACCGTATAGCGCATCAAGCTTTGTACAGCGTCTTGGACGATCAGGCAGGCGCGAGGATATGGCTTCCGAAATGTTATTTGTATGTCCGGAAGAAGAGGATGAGGAAGCCCAATTGCCTGCTCGAATGCCATGGACACTGATGAGGGCGATTGCTGTGATTGAATTGTATGTTAAGACCAAGTGGGTTGAACCGCTTGAGGCTCGTAAGATGCCTATGGGTGTGCTCTATCATCAGACGATGAGCATGCTGAAAAGCATGGGGGAGGCTGAACCCAAAGAACTGGCTGAGGCTATCCTTTCACTCGCACCATTCGCGCAGATTCGTGCAGATCAATATCAGGTTTTTCTGAATTATTTGATTGAGACTGATCATCTGCAATGGACAGAAGATCGGACATTAATTATCGGGCTTACGGGTGAGAAAACCGTCAATAACTATCGCTTTTACGCGGTGTTCAAAGATGATGAAGAGCACAAAGTGCTGAACGGTTCCGAGGAGATCGGGTCGATTACAACCGTGCCGCCACCTGGATACTGTTTCTCCCTTGCCGGAAAGCTGTGGAAAGTGGAAGAGGTGGATCACAAGCATAAATCCGTGTATGTCAAGGCGGCCAAAGGCAAAGTGGATACGTTATGGCTTGGTGCGGGTGGGGACATTCATACGACGGTCGTCCAGAAAATGCGAGAAGTACTGTCAGACACAGTGATATATCCGTATCTATCTCCGCAAGCGGTAAATCGTTTGGAGCGCGCCCGTCGACTTGCGCGTGAAAGTGGATTATTGAAGCAGGTTGTCATTCCAGCAGGAGGAGATTCCTTGTATGTATTACCTTGGGTGGGAAGCAAGTCTTTCCGCACACTCGAACGTTTAATGAAGCACAACTTGTCTGACAAGCTAGCCTTGCGATCTGTTGTACCTATGGAGCCTTATTATTTTGTCGTGTCAGGCAAAGTGGATGGTCGCACACTTTTGGCCGAGATCATGAGTGAGTGTCGAGCAGCAGAAGACGCATCTGCGTTGCTTTCAGAAGATGAAGCACCGTATCTTGGTAAATATGATGAATTTGTGTCTCCTCCATTGATCCGAGTGGCCTTTGCAGTGGATGGATTGGATTTAAATGGGCTCAAAGAAGGATTACAGCAAACGTTAACATGGGATTCTTCATCTGTGAAATGA
- a CDS encoding Nif3-like dinuclear metal center hexameric protein encodes MNITIQHIIDHLTAKVELPETTVDQLITGSPNQTITGVFVTFMPTQHVIEHAIQRGANLIIAHEPPFYNHHSHTDWLADDPVYETKRKLIENGGIAIYRCHDAIHRFHPDGITEGLVQALGWSPYVVQRKPEADILSFPEEMTVQLIAEHIKRSLGIEYVRLAGDPKMTCRRAAVLVGFRGNGNLTIPLLQQEELDLIIAGEGFEWETPEYIRDAVQQGKQKAVLMIGHAESEAVGMKLLSERLATAFPELPVHFIGEQPVFQVL; translated from the coding sequence ATGAATATAACCATTCAACACATTATAGATCACCTTACTGCCAAAGTTGAACTTCCAGAAACCACCGTGGATCAACTGATTACGGGTTCTCCCAACCAAACGATCACAGGCGTTTTTGTAACTTTTATGCCTACACAACATGTGATTGAGCATGCCATACAGCGTGGGGCTAATCTGATTATCGCTCATGAACCTCCCTTCTATAATCATCATAGCCATACCGATTGGCTGGCTGATGATCCAGTTTATGAAACCAAGAGAAAGCTAATCGAGAACGGTGGAATTGCGATCTATCGCTGCCATGATGCAATTCACCGCTTTCACCCGGATGGCATTACGGAGGGATTGGTTCAGGCATTAGGATGGTCCCCTTATGTGGTACAGCGTAAACCGGAAGCTGACATTCTGTCCTTTCCGGAAGAAATGACAGTTCAGCTTATTGCGGAACATATTAAACGTTCGCTTGGGATCGAATATGTACGCCTAGCTGGTGATCCAAAGATGACATGCAGACGAGCAGCAGTGCTTGTTGGTTTTCGAGGCAACGGCAATCTGACCATTCCTTTACTTCAACAGGAAGAGTTGGATCTGATTATCGCAGGTGAAGGATTCGAATGGGAGACACCGGAGTACATACGAGATGCTGTGCAGCAAGGAAAACAAAAGGCAGTTCTTATGATCGGTCATGCCGAGAGTGAAGCTGTCGGGATGAAGCTTTTGTCAGAAAGATTGGCTACAGCTTTCCCGGAATTGCCTGTTCATTTTATTGGTGAGCAACCGGTGTTTCAAGTATTGTGA
- a CDS encoding ATP-binding protein, protein MAELKIPKRLTTALVNSLTAGVVPRIGLEQIAVGRKSEVDAILRDMDNIAEGGAAFKLITGRYGSGKSFLLQMIRNYAMDREFVVADADLSPERRLVGTKGQGLATYRELMTRLSTRTRPDGGALEPILQKWIAGLQQQAMQSQGLRPDDPALPAEVEKQIYAVTNEMQNLVHGFDFAKVLASYWNGYKLEDDDRKQAALRWLRGEFATKTEAKKELAVGVIIDDDNWYDYFKLWSEFTARIGYKGLLLFIDEAVNLYKITNSISRQSNYEKLLTMFNDTMQGKAEHLGIFVGGTPQFVEDERRGLFSYEALRSRLIDGRYAAREYANYTGPILKLTMLSHEEILILLQKLRQIHALHFGYSASLTDEDLVDFMQTAVNRLGADELLTTREVVRDFMDVLHTLHQNPEVTYAQLLGERAVKPPEAGKGTDSSSPDDLDDFLAEFEL, encoded by the coding sequence GTGGCAGAACTTAAAATACCGAAGCGGCTGACTACCGCACTAGTGAATTCGTTGACCGCAGGCGTTGTGCCACGAATCGGACTGGAGCAGATTGCTGTTGGTCGGAAATCTGAAGTGGACGCGATCTTGCGGGATATGGACAATATTGCAGAAGGCGGGGCAGCTTTTAAGCTGATTACAGGAAGGTATGGAAGCGGGAAAAGCTTTCTGTTGCAGATGATTCGTAACTATGCGATGGATCGCGAATTCGTTGTGGCGGACGCCGACTTGTCACCTGAGCGCAGACTGGTGGGAACCAAAGGTCAGGGGCTCGCAACATATCGTGAGCTGATGACTCGTCTGTCTACTCGTACACGACCGGATGGCGGGGCACTGGAACCGATTTTGCAGAAATGGATTGCCGGTCTTCAGCAACAAGCGATGCAGAGTCAGGGGTTGCGCCCGGATGATCCGGCTCTTCCTGCTGAAGTTGAGAAGCAGATCTATGCGGTGACAAACGAAATGCAGAATTTGGTGCATGGATTTGATTTTGCCAAAGTGCTGGCTTCGTACTGGAACGGCTATAAATTGGAGGATGATGACCGCAAACAGGCTGCGCTGCGCTGGTTGAGAGGCGAATTCGCAACCAAAACGGAAGCCAAGAAAGAGCTGGCTGTCGGCGTCATCATTGACGATGATAACTGGTATGACTACTTCAAATTATGGTCCGAATTTACGGCACGGATCGGTTATAAAGGATTGCTGTTGTTTATAGATGAAGCGGTGAATCTTTATAAAATTACAAACAGCATCTCCCGGCAAAGCAACTACGAGAAGCTGCTTACCATGTTCAATGATACGATGCAGGGCAAAGCAGAACACCTGGGTATTTTTGTAGGCGGCACACCACAATTTGTGGAGGATGAAAGACGCGGACTCTTTAGTTATGAAGCGCTTCGCTCCAGACTTATTGATGGTCGCTATGCAGCAAGAGAATATGCGAATTATACCGGACCGATCCTGAAACTTACGATGTTATCCCATGAAGAGATTTTGATTCTGCTGCAGAAGCTGCGTCAGATTCATGCCCTGCATTTTGGGTATAGTGCAAGTCTGACGGATGAGGATTTAGTTGATTTTATGCAAACAGCGGTTAACCGGCTCGGTGCGGATGAGTTACTGACTACACGTGAAGTGGTGCGGGACTTCATGGATGTGCTGCACACGCTCCATCAGAATCCCGAAGTGACCTATGCTCAATTGCTTGGTGAGCGAGCAGTTAAACCGCCGGAAGCAGGAAAAGGAACGGATTCATCATCTCCGGATGATCTGGATGATTTTCTGGCGGAGTTTGAATTATGA
- a CDS encoding diguanylate cyclase domain-containing protein — MPESKSKKENNLLNRTLLNQGTYTNDPIDLNNCDKEPIHIPGFIQPHGVLLAVSTNNIPTIVQCSQNTEEHLGLTTQEVLGLPLEHLIGKDNTRQVLARTFSASVTSDLQYMDLTVTVSGHAQVFTSVIHESEGLLILEMEPSYEKGNIEVNDFEWISSFFSRLKSTDNRVEASQIAAEQVKEMLGYDRVMIYEFDEQWNGKVIAEAREEELEPFLGHHYPASDIPKQARELYLRNWLRTIVNVNYTPVEIVPLLQPLTGKPLNLSLSVLRSVSPLHIEYLQNMGVGATVTISLIHDNQLWGLITCHHYSARYIPHRIRNLCNFLGSFFSSELFQRQQLDEYQAEIRSREAATQIANIFIGNTSPARIIEELQGEEQTLLSLMDASGAAICYQDKLLLYGDTPAKEQVRELAAWLAGKSEDYSYHTSKLSLEYDPAKAYKEKASGIVYVAISPGQHHYIIWFRPEVVQLVDWAGDPAKAVIRTDDGMRLSPRKSFEKWREVVQSTSYPWTTKELNVLPLLKTIVRRQTENQLVQAEEQALQNARILRQNEQRYLQLMEFSPVAFFTLTDGFIIYCNNKAAELLGYENSKSLIGKDFREFVPDKTKTILQQNLEELKLNHMRMFTNQAYFTTATGTSLLFEITLASVTHTGKPSVMVLLNSRSSHHDQDHYTETTSQLQNYLNTDPLTDMPLQTIFQAQLQDDWNECLQEKCSLGLIIIDIDDFRSYNASYGLQGGDLCLQWIGEVLTVVSEQNDAIISRLRGGTFMLKLKNATSERSAELAEEIRQHVLALQIQRDLSSPSEVVTVSVGGAVMVPEETLMMSNLVEKASQALAQAKSDGKNRAIMV, encoded by the coding sequence ATGCCCGAATCGAAGTCCAAGAAAGAAAATAATTTGCTTAACCGTACATTGCTCAATCAGGGTACGTACACCAATGATCCAATTGATCTAAACAATTGCGACAAAGAACCTATTCATATCCCCGGCTTCATTCAACCTCATGGTGTGCTCTTGGCTGTGAGCACCAACAATATACCGACTATTGTACAATGCAGCCAAAATACGGAGGAACATCTCGGTCTTACTACGCAAGAGGTGCTGGGCCTTCCACTCGAACATCTAATTGGCAAGGATAATACAAGGCAGGTACTGGCACGCACCTTCAGTGCATCTGTAACATCAGACCTGCAATATATGGATCTCACGGTTACCGTTTCCGGACATGCTCAGGTCTTCACTTCTGTCATTCATGAAAGTGAAGGCCTGTTAATTTTGGAAATGGAGCCTTCCTATGAGAAAGGAAATATTGAAGTTAATGATTTTGAGTGGATTTCCAGCTTCTTCAGCCGGCTTAAAAGTACTGATAATCGGGTGGAAGCGAGTCAGATTGCAGCCGAACAAGTGAAAGAAATGCTAGGTTATGATCGGGTCATGATCTATGAATTTGACGAACAATGGAATGGGAAGGTCATTGCAGAAGCACGCGAGGAAGAGCTCGAACCGTTTCTCGGCCATCATTATCCTGCGTCAGATATTCCCAAACAGGCAAGGGAATTGTACCTGCGAAATTGGTTGCGCACCATCGTGAACGTGAATTATACACCTGTCGAGATCGTTCCCCTGCTTCAACCTTTAACGGGCAAACCGCTTAATCTGAGCTTGTCGGTTCTGCGGAGTGTATCTCCTTTGCACATTGAGTATTTACAGAACATGGGTGTTGGTGCGACCGTAACCATCTCACTGATCCATGACAACCAACTGTGGGGCCTGATTACATGTCATCACTATTCAGCCAGATATATACCCCATCGTATTCGTAACTTGTGTAACTTCCTGGGCTCCTTCTTCTCAAGTGAACTGTTTCAACGGCAGCAGCTGGATGAATATCAGGCTGAGATCAGGTCACGTGAAGCGGCTACCCAAATTGCTAATATTTTTATTGGGAATACAAGTCCAGCGAGGATTATTGAAGAATTGCAGGGCGAAGAGCAGACCTTACTGAGTCTTATGGATGCTTCGGGAGCTGCGATCTGTTATCAGGATAAGCTGCTGCTATATGGCGATACGCCAGCAAAAGAGCAAGTACGGGAATTGGCTGCATGGCTGGCGGGCAAGTCGGAAGATTACAGTTATCACACCTCCAAGCTGAGTTTGGAGTATGATCCTGCTAAAGCCTACAAGGAAAAAGCATCGGGTATTGTTTATGTTGCCATATCCCCTGGGCAGCATCATTATATCATCTGGTTCCGGCCTGAAGTGGTTCAGCTTGTGGATTGGGCAGGTGATCCAGCCAAAGCGGTGATCAGAACCGATGATGGCATGCGTCTCTCTCCCCGGAAATCCTTCGAAAAATGGAGAGAGGTCGTCCAGTCTACCTCTTATCCGTGGACAACGAAGGAACTGAATGTGCTGCCATTGCTCAAAACCATCGTGCGTCGTCAGACGGAAAACCAGCTCGTTCAGGCGGAAGAGCAAGCGTTGCAAAATGCACGTATTTTACGACAAAATGAGCAGCGCTATTTGCAGTTGATGGAATTTTCACCGGTAGCCTTTTTTACGTTGACGGACGGGTTCATCATTTATTGCAATAACAAGGCAGCCGAACTGCTTGGTTATGAAAATTCCAAATCTCTCATCGGCAAGGATTTCAGGGAATTTGTGCCTGATAAGACGAAAACAATTTTGCAGCAAAATCTCGAGGAACTGAAACTTAATCATATGCGTATGTTTACCAACCAGGCATATTTCACCACAGCAACGGGTACGTCCCTATTGTTTGAGATTACACTGGCTTCTGTTACACATACAGGCAAACCGTCAGTGATGGTGCTTCTGAACAGCAGGTCATCCCATCACGATCAGGATCATTATACAGAGACAACCAGTCAGCTCCAGAACTATCTCAACACAGATCCGTTAACAGACATGCCGCTTCAGACCATATTCCAAGCCCAGCTTCAGGATGATTGGAATGAATGTTTGCAGGAGAAATGCAGCTTGGGACTGATAATTATAGATATCGACGATTTCCGTTCATATAATGCATCTTATGGACTTCAAGGTGGGGATCTGTGCCTGCAGTGGATTGGAGAAGTACTGACCGTTGTCAGTGAGCAGAATGATGCCATCATCTCACGCCTTCGGGGAGGAACCTTCATGCTGAAACTAAAGAATGCAACGTCGGAACGTTCAGCGGAGCTTGCCGAAGAAATTAGACAACATGTGCTTGCACTTCAAATTCAGAGGGATCTGTCCAGTCCAAGTGAAGTGGTCACTGTTAGCGTTGGCGGTGCGGTAATGGTTCCTGAAGAGACGCTAATGATGTCGAATTTGGTTGAGAAAGCTAGTCAGGCCCTTGCTCAGGCCAAAAGTGACGGGAAAAATCGGGCTATCATGGTTTGA